A single window of Thermodesulfobacteriota bacterium DNA harbors:
- a CDS encoding aminotransferase class IV: protein MTGEKEKLYLNGRFVAPEKAMVSVFDRGFTYGDALFETMKAYNGRVFLLEEHLERLKAGAKTVNIPTDALSGIEGKLNELLTLNGLTGRDASVRITLSRGVDYGGYALPERTAAAPLPPPPTVLMTAKEVDTGLVALYREKGISAVSLRGRGPAVRGVKSTNFLPNILGKAEAHKRGAVEGIFTEEDGTLIEGTAANIFIVADGTIKTPPLGTGCLPGITRAAVIRLAEEGSVPVVEAPVSLDELRQSDEAFLTSSILEVVPLVEVDGGKIGNGRPGGITRAIQEAYGKKASGGRLDFKPRTA, encoded by the coding sequence AAAGAAAAACTCTACCTGAACGGAAGGTTCGTCGCGCCCGAGAAGGCCATGGTCTCGGTCTTCGACAGGGGCTTTACATACGGGGACGCCCTCTTCGAGACCATGAAGGCCTACAACGGGCGGGTATTCCTCCTGGAAGAGCACCTCGAGAGGCTCAAGGCCGGAGCAAAAACCGTTAATATCCCCACCGACGCGCTAAGCGGGATAGAGGGCAAGCTAAACGAACTCCTCACCCTGAACGGACTTACCGGCCGGGACGCCTCCGTCAGGATAACCCTCTCGCGGGGGGTCGACTACGGGGGGTACGCGCTGCCCGAGAGGACCGCCGCCGCCCCCCTCCCCCCCCCCCCGACCGTTCTGATGACCGCGAAGGAGGTGGATACCGGGCTTGTGGCCCTGTACCGGGAGAAGGGGATAAGCGCGGTGTCGCTAAGGGGACGGGGGCCCGCCGTAAGGGGTGTTAAGAGCACGAACTTCCTGCCCAACATACTCGGCAAGGCCGAGGCCCATAAGCGCGGGGCGGTCGAGGGGATATTTACCGAAGAGGACGGAACGCTTATAGAGGGGACGGCCGCCAACATATTCATCGTGGCGGACGGGACCATAAAGACGCCGCCGCTCGGCACGGGGTGCCTTCCCGGCATAACCAGAGCGGCGGTTATCCGCCTGGCCGAAGAGGGGTCCGTACCGGTAGTCGAGGCACCCGTCTCGCTCGACGAGCTTCGGCAAAGCGACGAGGCGTTCCTTACGAGTTCCATACTCGAGGTCGTGCCGCTTGTAGAGGTCGACGGCGGGAAGATAGGCAACGGCAGGCCGGGCGGGATAACGCGGGCCATTCAAGAGGCCTATGGTAAAAAGGCCTCCGGGGGACGGCTTGACTTTAAGCCGCGGACGGCTTGA